The Theobroma cacao cultivar B97-61/B2 chromosome 2, Criollo_cocoa_genome_V2, whole genome shotgun sequence genome includes the window TGCACCAGGAGCAGGAGCCACGATTGGACTGATTGTCCCTTTGCTCATCCTAACGAGAAAGCCCGCCGCCGTGACCCCCGCCGCTTCCGTTACTCCTCCACCGTCTGCTCTGACTTCCGCCGTGGTGGTGGTTGCCCTCGTGGGGATGACTGTGACTTCGCTCATGGGGTATTCGAGTGCTGGCTACACCCTACCCGCTACAGAACCGAAGCTTGCAAGGATGGCAAAAATTGCAAGCGCAAGATTTGTTTTTTCGCTCACTCATCTCGTGAGCTTCGTCTGTTGCCCGATGGATCTCCAAAGTACAAGAATTCAGGTTCTTGCAGCTCTTCCCCAATGAACAAGAATGACCATTGCTGCTTGTTTTGTCACTCTGTTACCTCTTCTCCTACGAGTACTCTGTTAGGTTTGTCTCATTTATCAAGATCACCATCTTTGTCACCGCCTTTGTCGCCTGTCAAGCAGCGAGCATCTTTAAATGGGTTTTCACCAGTTTCCAGATACGGTGATCGTTTGAGTAAGTTTGGAACTGAAATGATGAGTTACAAGGATGCGTTTAACGAGCTGATGAGTTCTTTGGAGACCATGAATTTCTGTGAAGTCTCTTCACCTGTGGCTGGTGTAAACAACCTGAACGCAAACATATCATGGCTTGATGCTTCCTTCAACGGGGAAGATCAGCAACAGTTTGTTCTATCTCCTTCCAGGCCAAGCCCTTCTGAGTCTGGAGAATATTTTGGTGCAACCAAAGAAATTGGAGGTTATGAGAATCTCAATGAAAACGGCGTGGCAACTGATCCTGATCCTGATCTTGGGTGGGTCAATGAGTTGTTGATGTAGATAGAGGATGAAGATGACGATGACGAAAGTGCAAGGAGAATTGCAAGTGTAAATACAGTCATGAAACAGccgtacatatatatatatatatataatctctctccaaagtatatatatgtgaTTCGGTTCATATTTGCTTATCTGATTATTGTTTCATGCTCTTGATTGTCTTTTAAATTCAGTATTGTTTTAACTTTGTTTGAGTCTCTTCCTTTTGACTTTTTGTAAGTTTTTTGAAGTGATGGGATGTGATCCACTTTTGGATTTTTCAGGTCAAAATTAATGGATTGTgatattttcctttcttggttttttttccTATGTTGAGCTGAATATTTCGGCTACTATAATCATGCATGTACCCTACGTGGTTAACCTAATATAACAACGGGATTTCGGGTCCGAAATCCATGCTCAAGAAACAAGATATTAGGGATCTGATTAGCTTAGGTGGCAACTAGGATTTGGAGACGTGAGGGGATTTCGTTTTATTTGGCAGATATTTTTCTGGATGTTTCGAGGTGAAAATTACAACCACGACACAACTTTTTGCTTTGTATATTGTTTTGGATCAAGTCGATTTTATCTGTAACTAAAATATGCATGTGGTTCTAACAACAAAGTTTAGATATTATAACAATACAGAGATACTAATGTTGGTTTGGAATTGGGCCAGAGAGGGATGGATGAAGGGgatgtttttatttcatttctgAGGCAAAATGTTCAATTTTCTCTGGTTGGAGAGGTGGTAGAAAAGGGATTTCAACTGCTCTTATCAATTCACTGGAATAGAGAGCAATGctcatttaattattttaagatatgATGGTTTCCAAACCTTGTCAACCCTTTCATTTTTACAATTTGCAAAGCAAAGTATTACAAAATCTTTAACTCCCTTTCACTTAAATGAATAAGTAAAAATGAGAGGCTGAAACAAAGAAAGCAGAAAATATTACTGCATGACCTTGGTCATTGAGCAATTAAtgcaatatattaaaaaaaaaacaaaacatatatatgaaTGTTCATAGGGACTAGCTAGGCAAGTCGATGTGCGGCCATGATCAACGGATGCATGTGTAAGCAGTATAAGAGTGGCAAAAATATTAGGTGGTGAAGCATAAGTTGTTTCCTAGGAGGGCAGTTGTATCTGAAAGACACCTGTGGAGGTGGGGGGAATGACCCATAGGGGTGTGTTTGGAATGATTCAATTCTTTGGTAGGGCTTGTTGTTGTCGGCAGTGTTGGGTTAGGTGGGTGATTGGGGTTTAGGCTCAGAGGAATGGTGTGGGGGTGAGGGAGCAGCCCATGCTAAAAGGACCTTGGATAGGGCCCCTCCCTGGGGTCCCCCACCTGCCTCCTTCACCTTTTTTGGGTTCAAaagatttcattttcatttattatcGTGAATTAGAGAGAGTCACTCATGGGACCAAAGGCCCATACTTCTTCTTTTGCGCGGTTGTGACTTGCGAGTCACCACTCACCACCCCTTAGGTATGGCCGCCAGCATCGAAGGGATAATAGTGTTCAGGTATAGATAGGCCATACATCTGTATCTGCATGGGGAGCAAAAGGGATATCAATTCTTTAACGTCTCATTGCGTGACAAATGGCTTGTGGCTTTTCACAAACAACAAATAGAGAAATATGGCGTCCAACCTAATTGAATACATATTGCTTGCtgtctcctttcttcttcctcttcggAAGGTAGGAATGCACGCTTATGCACATTAATAGGCAGTTAATTACCAAGAATTAGAACTGTTTTTTGTTTACCAACCAAGATTCTTCGCccctctttgtttttttttttttttttgcctaaTTAGGAGATATTTCTGTTTGTAAATGGATAATGGTGGTCAGAATTGTAGGTCAATTTGATGTCTGAAGTCTTATAAATAAGTTTGGTCTTTGTTAACTATCTATATACAATGCCTACCTAGATGGTCCTTTTTTTGGGTTTATCCATTATATTAAATAAGATAGGAGTACAACGAACTTAGTTGATCTAAGCCCAGTTGAACTTAACTGATCCGTCGAAACTAAAGTCCAATCTTCTAGCCATCAGTACCATTGCACCTTCGAGAAGGATCCCTCAATAATATCAATTATCCTCTCAACTCAATTCTAGTGTGGCATTTGAATgacatttcatttttaattcaCCTACCAACTTGGGCAAGTTATCCCACTCTGGTTTGTCATGAAAGCCAAGACGTTGATTCTACCATTCCCACCATATTAACAAGATGGATGCAACTCTTTTTTCAGTTGCTCTAACTTGTAGCTAGAGATACTAAAGCCTGCCTCGCTTCTTCAAACTCACATGTAACTCTTGCTTCAATTGTTTCTTCATGAAATcttgagaagaaaaagattgtCCCACATATTGAGCATCATAAACCAGAAAATTGCAATACATTcaaataaatgtaataaaaattgGATATGTCAAAATGTAAATCATGTATGTGGATTGTGGATGATCCTTCCTCTCAATCCATTCTGCCCAGATGTATGCTAGATTGATTTATAACGCTGACAGCCTAATTTGCAACTAAATACAATGTTGGCATGCCCAAAAAATTCCCCTACAAGCTATGTTAGCGATATACGTTTGTATACCTCAATTGTCCTTGCAGTTTCTCGAGTAGCTTGAAGACAATCTAGATTGCGactgaaaaaaatcaaatgggGTTCCTGACCCAAAAGACCTTCTTGTAGTGTTTGGCGAATCCGATAGAAGAGGTTCATAAACTGGATTTCTGTTCTTTGGTTGAGTAATTGATAAAGGAGATACTTCTTTCTCTACCGATCTTGGTTGTGGCTCAATATTGCCTAAAGACAGAATTGGCCCACCCATTCTTTCAGCCTGCTGAAGTGTATTGATCTTACTTGGTCTGTATGTATACCGGAAGTATTTCAAAGCTAGAACTGGTCCCATCCCTGCTGCAACTATGAGCTgtttaataaagaaaaggaacaaATTAGTAACGAATTATAAGTTTAGCCATGGTCAGGCTCATTTACTACCTTTTTGAATTAACTTTTTTAAGTTTACCACACCAAGTATCATATCAAGTGATAGAGGGTAAGCTGGTGCTGGTCAATATCTTGAACCAAGTAAAACACCAAACCAATTTTATAGTACAATAAAAGGACTACCCTCCATCACTTTAATTGGCACTGGTAAGCTGACAAGTTAGAAGATGAGTAGAAAAATTAGAATCCAATCATGAACTAATTAAAcatgaaagaaaaggaagtgGAAATGTTCCCTCCCTGGCAACATCAAAAGGAAAGTAAATAAATGGCAATGTGAAACTTACAAACATAGTTATCCAATAAGATGGTTGCCTACATAACCGGAACATAATAGTGTACATCCCTGATGAAGGAACTGCACTAAAAATCCAATTGATGACATAGAAGGCAACTAAATTCCCCCATATGGCAAGATGTTGCAATATTGTGAAGGAACTGCAAGCAACAATAAAACCTCAGCAAGTCAGGATATGTACCTATGAAATACCATTGGAACTGAATCTAGTAAAAGTTGTAGAGCAAGGTTTTGACGtatacatttttaaatttggatAGAAGTTGTGTCAACAAGAAAATTGAACACCTCTTAACAGCACTCATGGAACAAcattattttgcattgatCCTCAAGCAAGATATACTATCacatgctttttttttcttattctctaCAGGCTGGGCTAAAAAACCTCATGAGGACAAAAAGGCAAACAAAACAGAAATTCAAACATAATCAATGTAGTCTGCAGATTTTTGAGATGGAAGCATACTTTGTCTCTAATGCCACAACAAAGGCCTGCAACCATATACATCCTGAAAGTGCCACCATAGAAAGTTCTTCCATTTCACTTTTCTCGTAAGCATAAGCATGTATGGTGATCACAAACACAACAATTGCCTGCAAATAACCACCAAATAAATAGATGGGGCAATAAAGCAAACTGTTAGAAAtgtgaaaaattcaaataaactccAATATAAACAGATAAAATAACAAGCAGAAAATTTTTAACCAGTCTGATAAACTATTGCTTGAAACCTAATTCCTAGCATATAGATGAAGAGAAGCCCCAGATATGCAGGGGAGTCATCAAGCAATTTGATGGACTTGCAATCTAAAGAACTCATTCACACTCcttgaagaaaataatatCCCCACATCCAACACCTTGACACAAATCATGTGCATTGCTGTCACACCACATACTCTCTTCAATCCTTGGCAGGGCAGTTCAATTTGGAAAGCCTTTTGAAAATGCAAGCATTACAAAGAACTAATCCCCACCATTTTTTTGGATTTCCAACCAGACAAGATAAAGTCTCCTATATGTTCCTAAACCATGGTATGCTGCTAGTTAAAGTTTCAGACTAGCTAATCAAGTTTGTCAGAGTTTGCTCAAAGAATCAGATAATACAGTATTCTGATGATGAAGTTTCAGTCACCAGTGTAAGATTTAATAATGCCATGGATCATTAAGTGTTTGAGATTTGTTTCAATGACTTCATGAGCGATATCAGCAAAAATGCCTTGATATGTAAACCAAAGTTACAGAACAGCACTCACATGGAACAGAGATCGACCAAACCATCCGGCAAATGTACTTGGATTAAGAAGCCTGTGTCAGAAACAATCCTGCATCAGCTTGATGACCATTAACCAGCAGATGTAAAGTTGTCTGCTAAAATAATGCAACAAATTTGCCCAGTTCCTTATCCTCAACCTGTTAATActgaaaactctaaaaaaaataaataaataaagtggAAAAACAGCAAACCTTCCCGCTTGacagtaaaataaaatttttggatgCTGCATAATTGTTCCTTCACTAAGATCTTTGTCAAGGACACTGACTAGAACAGGAACACTAGTGTAGAAAACATTATAGGCCATCAAGCTAACAGAATTGAAAAGACTGGTTCCAGAGACTCctgaaataaaagagaaactgaTGCAATTCGTGTCAGCAGAAAAGAACTGATAAGTTTAAAGTGGAATCAAGTACAATGGACAATGGAAAGCATCGGGTAAAGGAACATTAGATTCAGGAACTCACAAAATTTGGATGAAACAGATAACTAGTGACTTATAGAAGGAATACTGGGATAGAAAAGCTGTGCGATTGTAGGAATAACGGCCATGAACAAGTATCAATCTTTTAAGAAACCGGAACTCTGAAACCCAAGAGAGGAATttatgagaaaagaaaaccaatTCAAAGGCAATCACCTCACattgaagaacaaaaaagaacATGTAAAAGAGAAGCTTGTGTCATTGCCTCAACCAAATAGTGtttaatatatgaattttGTGTACCCAAACATTTAAGGCAGCCATGAGAAACACCATGCTTAGCTTAATACTAAACTTCCCTCCAAACAAAACTACCATTATTTTTCAATGCCTTGCACATTTTATCCCAAATATTGCCCTTCAAAACCATGAAATAGAATATTATCAACAAGAAACAGTTGGTAATATCCATTTTGATCACATTCATAATATATTCTGGCAAGGGAGTGGTAACGACAATTTTGCCTATAGAATCATTCTCATAATGACTCCTTAAGCCTGAATAGGATACTGGATATAGGTTATACAACACAATCAAGGAGTATTAGATTTTTCAAGTTCAGTCAAGATTTATTAACACTTTCATTATAAGTTCATAAAACGAAAAAGAAATAACAGACAAACCTATCCTAGAAAGTTCTCAACATATTTAAGTGTTACTTACTTCCAATACTATAATCAGCTGCCCTTGCTGCCTGCAGCCCTTCTCTTCCACTAATGCCAACGCCAATATCAGCTTGTTGTATCATTCTCACATCATTTCCGCCATCCCCAATAGCCAGTGTTCTATAATCACATGACTTTAAGAGTTCGACAAGCTGCCAAAAGtatcattttctttatatgCAATAATCATCCTTCCCATAGAAATTGAGAGAGACAAcagaaataattaatatattcttTATGAATACTGTTAACAAatcacaaataaaatatccattaatttaaattagcaAGGATAAGCTTATCCCTAGGAATAAAAGCAGGACAAAGCCTAATACAGTAAACAATCTTAATTCAGATCAAGGTACTAAGAGAACTACCACACACAGTAGATGTACATATAGCAAATGAGAGATCATGGCATATCAGCATATACAAAAACAATTAGAAGCTGATCTAGCTAAAATATAATAGGCCAGCAATGATAATTGATACTTCATGGTGAGGGGTGATAGCattctataaagaaaaacaaccaAAATGATGTAGTAAAACTCCCAAATTGCTctgcatttttctttttgtccaATATTTACATTTATGTTAGTACATGGAACTCCCAACATGTATCAGGGCCAAGCCATGCCAGTCTTCACTCAATATTGCTTCTTAGAAGCAAGAAAAATCTGAAGGTATTATATTCCCTTGCTTATTCAAAGTATTAGTAGCACCAGAAAATCCTGCCATAGTCCACATACCGAGAGATCTAACAGTTCTATTGGTTACATGCTTTTTCTCCACTCGAATTTGAGCAGAAAGGTAGATTCCATacataaaaaatgacaaaagaaaCATCGAGCTGTTACAATGATATTATTGTAAAGGATAACATGCAAGACACTTATTCAAGCCATAATAGTATCTTGGTTGTTTTGATTAGTAGACACATGCAGCAACATACAGGCAGACTGTCAAGTATCCCTTTTCTTCTCACTAATTAGcttgtttatttcttttctccaaATTAGCTTGTACATTAGTTACGAGCCAACACTGTCACTTGATGAGAATCTGCAGATAATGATCATACTGCAGACTATTATAGATAAGTTCTATACAGccttttcatattttcaactacataatttattttggtTAGGGAATTTTAGCAATTTGATTTTAGGTATTTGCTAGGAAAGTTCCCTTTACGAAGTAACAAGATTTATGCACGACACATCAACtatcatttaaaaagttttcaaGACATTCAACTTTTACTTCTGAATATCCGAGCACAGCTAAGGAGGTTAACATGAGCTTCAAGGAAAAATttatagaaacaaaaaatcgAAAAGCCAGTCAACTTCTTGAGCATGACAAATGTAATTACAAGGAAgaacataattataaaatctttCTTAGAAAGTTCTGTAGTAGTAACTTAAATTGATAGCAAgccaaattaattatgagaaatttaaaattaataagagCAAAATCAAAACCTGTGCCTTTTGAGATGGTGTAACACGACAACAGATAGCAGTCCTTGACAAAATAGCTAATTCAGTAAAAGCCTTCCGGTAATGCTTAAGTGCTATTTCAAGAGCCCATCCATCAACAACAAATGCCACATCCTGTGATGATTGGAAAAGTCAAAAATGGGAAAAGGAATCAACATTAAAACCTTTTGAGTTAACCATCAGAcagataatattttatcagaTAAGTTCTCCCCATgagtataataaaataaactaaaatgttaaaaaagaaGCAAGTAAAAGGATGGAAGGTTCTTTACCGGACATCAATGATGAAATAGATAAGCATTTCTTAACATTAATGTAACAAATAACAAGAATTTCCATTAAATACTCAACCAAGAATGCagaaaaataatatagaaTTCATCATCAGACCGCACATGTTCAAACCATTCACtgattcatttttctttttcacagaAACTGTCCTCTGATTCTTGAGTTTATGCACATGAGACAAAAAGTGATACTTTGCCTAGCAGGAGGAAagaatagataaataaatatattcaaaTCTGTACATACACACAAACATTGTCTGATTCTAGGTGACCCTAACTTTTGGTAGCCACTGCAACAATTTAGAGTATATAGCTGAGGTGCTGAGCTTCATCCTTTAGTGGTGAGATTACGTTAACATGAACTTTACACTGTCTAAAGACAGCAGCATTTCTTTGTTCTTAGTAACACTTACAAGAAACCTGCCCCTAGTCTGCGCTTGTCAGATCGCTCactagattttattttattttcccGAAATCACCAATCAGTTTAGAACCAAATAACTTCCCTTAATCAAGTGACTGAAATTCCTACATTAAGGcgataatttaattttagaaaaattaaattaaggcATGGAAATCACTCAAAACATAGCAGCCAGAATGAAAAAAACCATAAGAGAACCCATCACTTTACTTAAATTTACAAAGATGGAGCATTAAAATTTACCTTTGGCTCCGAAGATGTTATCCTCATTGTAAGCAAAACTCTCTCTAAACTTCTACAAACTTCGTCTTCAGTTTTGCCGTCAATTAGAAGAAGCTGACCTTTTGGCTCTGACAGGAAGTTTGGGAAGGAAGCACAAAGAAATGTGATCAATGATAGAGAAACACTAATGAGAATCTTCTATTCATTGATTTCAAAAGCAATAGAATTTCATGTGGTACCAAACTACCAGTAGAATCAAAACTGACAGCACAAGAACATTCCTTCACAAAATCACATAGAAGTGCAAAATAGCACTTTCTATGTAACCAGAACCTTAAACTTTGCCCTCACCACAAGGGAAAAAGAGAATCAATCTATTTAGATTAATCATTAATCTGACATGAACACCAAGAACAATAATCAAGTATATTAGGTATGTGGAGATGTGGAGGGATGCCAGGATGACACTTGAGTATATGCAGCTGTTCAATCCAAGCTTCAAACATACAACTAGCATAGTTTCCAGGATTTAGGAACCAAGAAAAGTACCTTCTCATTGACCTAGATATGAGAAACAATGGCAAAACCACAAGGAAACCAGTATGGAGAAATTTGAAACATGTGAATAACATAAGAAATTGAGTTGTATGAAAATGATTCATTGACCTAGATATGTGAAACAATGGCAAAACTGCAAGGAAACCAGCATGGAGAAATTTGAAAcatgtgaattaacataagAAATTGAGTTCTATGAAAATGATTCATTGACCTAGATATGTGAAACAATGGCAAAACCGCAAGGAAACCAGAATGGAGAAATTTGAAACATGTGAATAACATAAGAAAttgagttttatgaaaatgatattaatCTACCTGGGGAAATAAAATTGCAAGAAAGTGCAATCTGAATGGCAGTATTTTGTTTGTCTCCGGTCAGCATCCAAAAATTTATTCCTGCTTTTCTGAGTGTCTCGATTGTTT containing:
- the LOC18608745 gene encoding zinc finger CCCH domain-containing protein 2 yields the protein MSTACAEQHKFQPSHPQLPFKDIEIPPRKLLLSHNHFQENATMQIPFEASLQQYLPSNRNNAEDEGNDADRYTTDHFRMYEFKVRRCTRSRSHDWTDCPFAHPNEKARRRDPRRFRYSSTVCSDFRRGGGCPRGDDCDFAHGVFECWLHPTRYRTEACKDGKNCKRKICFFAHSSRELRLLPDGSPKYKNSGSCSSSPMNKNDHCCLFCHSVTSSPTSTLLGLSHLSRSPSLSPPLSPVKQRASLNGFSPVSRYGDRLSKFGTEMMSYKDAFNELMSSLETMNFCEVSSPVAGVNNLNANISWLDASFNGEDQQQFVLSPSRPSPSESGEYFGATKEIGGYENLNENGVATDPDPDLGWVNELLM
- the LOC18608746 gene encoding phospholipid-transporting ATPase 2 isoform X2, which encodes MGIDFELLHKIKGVIECPNPDKDIRRFDANLRLFPPFIDNDVCPLTIKNTILQSCYLRNTEWACGVAVYTGNETKLGMSRGIPEPKLTAMDAMIDKLTGAIFVFQIVVVMVLGIAGNVWKDTEARKQWYVLYPYEGPWYELLVIPLRFELLCSIMIPISIKVSLDLVKSLYAKFIDWDNEMIDQETGIPSHAANTAISEDLGQVEYILTDKTGTLTENRMIFRRCCISGIFYGNESGDALKDVELLNAVAGSSPDVVRFLTVMAICNTVIPVKSKTGAILYKAQSQDEDALVNAAARLHVVYVNKNANILEIRFNGSVIQYEVLETLEFTSDRKRMSVVVKDCQNGKIILLSKGADEAILPYAYAGQQTRTFIEAVEQYAQLGLRTLCLAWRELKEDEYQEWSLMFKEASSTLVDREWRIAEVCQRLEHDFEILGVTAIEDRLQDGVPETIETLRKAGINFWMLTGDKQNTAIQIALSCNFISPEPKGQLLLIDGKTEDEVCRSLERVLLTMRITSSEPKDVAFVVDGWALEIALKHYRKAFTELAILSRTAICCRVTPSQKAQLVELLKSCDYRTLAIGDGGNDVRMIQQADIGVGISGREGLQAARAADYSIGKFRFLKRLILVHGRYSYNRTAFLSQYSFYKSLVICFIQIFFSFISGVSGTSLFNSVSLMAYNVFYTSVPVLVSVLDKDLSEGTIMQHPKILFYCQAGRLLNPSTFAGWFGRSLFHAIVVFVITIHAYAYEKSEMEELSMVALSGCIWLQAFVVALETNSFTILQHLAIWGNLVAFYVINWIFSAVPSSGMYTIMFRLCRQPSYWITMFLIVAAGMGPVLALKYFRYTYRPSKINTLQQAERMGGPILSLGNIEPQPRSVEKEVSPLSITQPKNRNPVYEPLLSDSPNTTRRSFGSGTPFDFFQSQSRLSSSYSRNCKDN